From the genome of Nicotiana sylvestris chromosome 1, ASM39365v2, whole genome shotgun sequence:
TACGTGCTGGGTCATAAGACCCCTAACATTCGCGATCTCTATACCCTGGGTCGTAAACTAGGACAAGGCCAGTTTGGCACCACTTACTTATGCACCGAGCTGTCATCGGGGATCGAGTACGCCTGTAAATCTATTGCCAAGAGAAAACTCATCTCGAAGGAGGACGTTGAAGATGTGAGGAGGGAAATTCAGATAATGCACCATTTGGCAGGTCACAAGAACATCGTTTCCATCAAGGGTGCTTATGAGGATCCTTTGTATGTTCATATTGTCATGGAGCTTTGTAGTGGCGGTGAATTGTTTGACCGCATCATTCAAAGAGGTCACTACACGGAGAAAAATGCTGCAGAATTGACTAAAATCATTGTAGGTGTTGTGGAGGCTTGCCATTCCCTTGGAGTTATGCATAGAGATCTCAAACCTGAGAATTTCTTGTTGGTTAACAAGGATGATGATTTCTCTCTCAAGGCCATTGACTTTGGACTCTCTGTCTTCTTTAAACCAGGTCAATCTCCACATCTTAGCTACCTTGTTCTCTTCCTATAATTAGTTGCCTTTTGACATTCATTTGGTGCCACAGGAGTATATCTTTTTTTATTGTAATGTTGGTTTGACGAGTTTTGTTGGTTGCTCCTCCAGGCCAGATTTTCACGGATGTGGTCGGGAGTCCATATTATGTTGCTCCTGAGGTGCTTTTGAAGCATTATGGTCCTGAAGCAGATGTTTGGACAGCAGGGGTCATACTCTACATCCTGCTTAGTGGTGTTCCACCATTTTGGGCCGGTATGCATGTTACAATCCTATACAGCATAGCTGTCAATTTTCTGGTTTTTGTCTTTGTACACTTACCATCTTAATTCTTCAGAAACACAACAGGGGATATTTGATGCAGTTCTGAAAGGGCACATTGATTTTGAGTCAGACCCTTGGCCCTTAATATCTGAGAGTGCAAAAGATCTCATCCGGAAGATGTTATGCATGCGGCCTTCAGAGCGGCTAACTGCTCATGAAGTATTATGTATGTTCCCCTTATCTCTAAGGAGTCATTCATGTAAACCAACTGCTGATCTCGTATTATGGTTTTCTCTGCAGGTCATCCTTGGATTTGTGAAAATGGTGTTGCTCCTGATAGAGCACTTGATCCTGCAGTACTTTCTCGCCTTAAACATTTTTCTGCAATGAACAAGTTAAAAAAGATGGCTTTGCGGGTATGCACACAAATCTGGTCGTACTTCTGTTCATTATGGTTCTTCAGTGTCCGATCAACCTCATTGTAGAAGTCATGGCAGAAACTTTTGATTCTTTCATCTGGGAGGCATGTACCTGAATAATGCAATGTATTTAAGTTTTCATACTTATTCTGCTTTCAGGTGATCGCTGAAAGCTTGTCGGAGGAGGAGATTGCCGGTCTAAAGGAGATGTTTAAGGCCATGGATACTGATAACAGTGGTGCAATTACATTTGATGAACTAAAAGCTGGTTTGAGAAAATATGGCTCTACTCTAAAGGATATAGAGATACGGGAACTTATGGATGCGGTAAGGAAACTTTTACTGCAAACTAATTATATTTGTTTTGTGCATCTTTGTCCAATTGATGATGTGGCTGTACCCAAAGGTGGGCAGAAGCATAAAAATGTACAATGACACAAGATCATGAACTGCTGG
Proteins encoded in this window:
- the LOC104215287 gene encoding calcium-dependent protein kinase 5; translated protein: MRKRKQGGLDEESFVELRAGDCDCLMGNTCRGSFGGKTFAQPPQDHSKRTNPDSDSSSPTPTPQKEQQQQQPPPNSLPLRKEMNRTSANQSYYVLGHKTPNIRDLYTLGRKLGQGQFGTTYLCTELSSGIEYACKSIAKRKLISKEDVEDVRREIQIMHHLAGHKNIVSIKGAYEDPLYVHIVMELCSGGELFDRIIQRGHYTEKNAAELTKIIVGVVEACHSLGVMHRDLKPENFLLVNKDDDFSLKAIDFGLSVFFKPGQIFTDVVGSPYYVAPEVLLKHYGPEADVWTAGVILYILLSGVPPFWAETQQGIFDAVLKGHIDFESDPWPLISESAKDLIRKMLCMRPSERLTAHEVLCHPWICENGVAPDRALDPAVLSRLKHFSAMNKLKKMALRVIAESLSEEEIAGLKEMFKAMDTDNSGAITFDELKAGLRKYGSTLKDIEIRELMDAADVDNSGTIDYGEFIAATIHLNKLDREEHLMAAFQYFDKDASGYITVDELQQACADHNITDVFFEDIIREVDQDNDGRIDYGEFVAMMQKGNPCIGRRTMRNSLNFSMRDAPGAH